DNA from Archaeoglobus veneficus SNP6:
ATCGTTGATGGCACTCCTCTGCTCGACATCAAGCCCTACGTTCCCGAGTTTGATTGTCGTAGCGAAGCCAGAGCTGGCTGGCTTGAAAAGGGAGTGCGTGAGGCGAGGAGGACAGTGTCTGATGGCAGATTTTGATTGGTAATATTTATGTACTCATGCACATATATATGAACACATGAAAACAATATCGATCAGAGATGATGTCTACAATAAGCTTGTGAGTATGAAAGAAGATGGTGAAAGTTTCAGTGACGTGATTGAAAAACTGCTTAAAAGAGAGAGATTCAACATTGAAGAATACTTTGGCGTACTCAGAGAAAGTAGCGTACTTGATGAGATAATGGAGTACTCCCGTAAAGCAAGGAAAAGCGCGAGGATGAGGATATGATCGTACTGGATACGAGCTTTTTAATTGACTATTTTAAGGGTGTTGAGGAAACAAAGCATTTGGTTAAAAGCAACGATAACGTGGCGATAACCACTGT
Protein-coding regions in this window:
- a CDS encoding antitoxin VapB family protein → MKTISIRDDVYNKLVSMKEDGESFSDVIEKLLKRERFNIEEYFGVLRESSVLDEIMEYSRKARKSARMRI